One Nocardia farcinica genomic region harbors:
- the amaB gene encoding L-piperidine-6-carboxylate dehydrogenase, with protein MTDTLGTAARTDLGDEAAAVLRALGVDMPPPGDLVARTPITGERLLTLPADTPAEAQAAVERASAAFQRWRTVPAPVRAAVVRRLAELLVAHKADLARLVTLEAGKIRAEALGEVQEMIDICEFAVGLARQLYGRTMPSERPGHRLMETWHPLGVVGVISAFNFPVAVWSWNTAIALVCGDAVVWKPSETTPLTALACHTLLRRAAADVGADPEVHQLIQGDAAVGAVLVDDERVALVSATGSVRMGRAVAPRVAARFGRCLLELGGNNGAIVTPSADLELAARGIVFAAAGTAGQRCTTLRRLIAHVDVVGPLLDRLTRAYRSLAVGDPRGDGVLVGPLIGAGAYRDMRAALDRALADGGELVFGGERVPGFGADAFYVRPAIVRMPAQTAIVREETFAPILYVLTYRDFEHAVRLHNGVPQGLSSAVFTTDQREAERFLAADGSDCGIANVNIGTSGAEIGGAFGGEKHTGGGRESGSDAWKAYMRRATNTINYSTELPLAQGVEFG; from the coding sequence ATGACAGACACCCTCGGCACCGCCGCCCGCACCGACCTCGGCGACGAGGCCGCCGCCGTCCTGCGCGCCCTCGGCGTCGACATGCCGCCGCCGGGCGACCTGGTCGCCCGCACACCGATCACCGGCGAGCGGCTGCTCACCCTGCCCGCCGACACCCCGGCCGAGGCACAGGCCGCCGTCGAGCGCGCGAGCGCGGCGTTCCAGCGCTGGCGGACCGTGCCCGCGCCGGTCCGGGCCGCCGTCGTGCGCCGGCTGGCCGAGCTGCTGGTCGCGCACAAGGCGGACCTGGCCCGGCTGGTGACGCTGGAGGCGGGCAAGATCCGCGCCGAGGCGCTGGGCGAGGTGCAGGAGATGATCGACATCTGCGAGTTCGCCGTCGGCCTCGCGCGCCAGCTCTACGGACGCACCATGCCGTCGGAGCGGCCCGGGCACCGGTTGATGGAGACCTGGCATCCGCTCGGCGTGGTCGGGGTGATCTCGGCGTTCAACTTCCCGGTCGCGGTGTGGTCGTGGAACACCGCGATCGCGCTGGTGTGCGGTGACGCGGTGGTCTGGAAGCCCTCGGAGACCACTCCGCTCACGGCGCTGGCCTGCCACACCCTGCTGCGCCGCGCGGCCGCCGACGTGGGCGCCGATCCCGAGGTGCACCAGCTGATCCAGGGCGACGCGGCGGTCGGCGCGGTGCTGGTGGACGACGAGCGGGTGGCGCTGGTGAGCGCGACCGGCTCGGTGCGGATGGGCCGCGCCGTGGCGCCGCGGGTGGCCGCCCGGTTCGGGCGCTGCCTGCTCGAACTCGGCGGCAACAACGGGGCGATCGTCACGCCGTCGGCGGATCTGGAGCTGGCCGCGCGCGGGATCGTCTTCGCCGCCGCGGGCACGGCCGGTCAGCGGTGCACCACGCTGCGGCGCCTGATCGCGCACGTCGACGTCGTCGGGCCGCTGCTGGACCGGCTGACCCGGGCCTACCGCAGCCTCGCGGTCGGCGATCCGCGCGGGGACGGCGTGCTGGTCGGCCCGCTCATCGGCGCGGGCGCCTACCGCGACATGCGCGCCGCCCTCGACCGCGCGCTGGCCGACGGCGGCGAGCTGGTGTTCGGCGGTGAGCGGGTGCCCGGGTTCGGTGCCGACGCGTTCTATGTGCGTCCCGCCATCGTGCGGATGCCCGCGCAGACCGCGATCGTGCGGGAGGAGACGTTCGCCCCGATCCTGTACGTGCTCACCTATCGGGATTTCGAGCACGCGGTGCGGCTGCACAACGGGGTGCCGCAGGGCCTGTCCTCGGCGGTGTTCACCACCGATCAGCGCGAGGCCGAACGTTTCCTGGCCGCGGACGGATCCGACTGCGGCATCGCCAATGTCAACATCGGCACCTCCGGGGCGGAGATCGGCGGCGCGTTCGGCGGCGAGAAGCACACCGGCGGCGGCCGGGAATCCGGGTCCGACGCCTGGAAGGCCTACATGCGCCGGGCCACCAACACGATCAACTACTCCACCGAGCTACCGCTGGCCCAGGGCGTCGAGTTCGGCTGA
- a CDS encoding Fpg/Nei family DNA glycosylase, translating to MPEGDTVFRAAHRLHLALAGKTLVRSDFRVPRYATVDLVGERVEEVTSYGKHLFIRTADASIHTHLKMEGVWRTYCVGERWTRPRVQARVVLTTDDTEAVGFALGKVEVLRRADEHTVIDHLGPDLLGPDWDPAEAERRLASVPERPIGLALLDQRNLAGIGNIYRSEICFLRRVHPATPVAAVPDLPAVVSEAHRVLGAAAHQPPWRPMVYGRTGLPCRRCGTRIQARPLGEPTPVSDRIVQRERGIFFCPRCQPTGE from the coding sequence ATGCCCGAAGGTGACACCGTCTTCCGCGCCGCCCACCGGCTGCACCTGGCGCTGGCCGGAAAGACGCTGGTGCGCAGCGACTTCCGGGTGCCCCGCTATGCCACGGTCGACCTGGTGGGCGAGCGGGTGGAGGAGGTGACCAGCTACGGCAAACACCTGTTCATCCGCACCGCCGACGCCAGCATCCACACCCATCTGAAGATGGAGGGCGTGTGGCGCACCTATTGCGTCGGCGAGCGCTGGACCCGTCCGCGGGTGCAGGCCAGGGTGGTGCTCACCACCGACGACACGGAGGCGGTCGGCTTCGCCCTCGGCAAGGTCGAGGTGCTGCGCCGCGCCGACGAACACACCGTGATCGACCACCTGGGCCCCGACCTGCTCGGCCCGGATTGGGACCCCGCCGAGGCCGAACGGCGGCTGGCGAGCGTGCCCGAGCGGCCGATCGGACTCGCGCTGCTCGACCAACGCAACCTGGCCGGCATCGGCAACATCTACCGCAGCGAGATCTGTTTCCTGCGCCGCGTCCACCCCGCCACCCCGGTCGCCGCGGTACCGGATCTGCCCGCGGTCGTCAGCGAGGCACATCGCGTGCTCGGCGCCGCCGCGCACCAGCCGCCGTGGCGGCCGATGGTCTACGGACGCACCGGCCTGCCGTGCCGCCGCTGCGGCACCCGCATCCAGGCGCGCCCGCTCGGCGAACCCACCCCGGTCTCCGACCGCATCGTGCAACGCGAACGAGGAATCTTCTTCTGTCCGCGCTGCCAACCGACCGGCGAGTAA
- a CDS encoding Lhr family helicase, whose amino-acid sequence MRAHATADMLLERYGVLTRGSVQNEGVPGGFALMYRVLTEFEDRGRCRRGYFVDSLGGAQFSTTDVVDRLRSHDTDRGRPGDRAPAPSGLVLAACDPANPYGAALPWPKNEGEGGHRPGRKAGALVVLVGGELVLYLERGGKTLLTFTTDPTARRAAATALAEVVSHGRVDALVIDRIDGETVHGNTFAAFLTDAGFADTPRGLRLRSTHARR is encoded by the coding sequence GTGCGCGCGCACGCCACCGCCGACATGCTGCTCGAGCGCTACGGCGTGCTCACCAGGGGCTCGGTGCAGAACGAGGGCGTGCCGGGCGGCTTCGCGCTGATGTACCGGGTGCTCACCGAGTTCGAGGATCGCGGCCGCTGCCGCCGCGGCTACTTCGTCGACTCGCTGGGCGGCGCCCAGTTCTCCACCACCGACGTGGTGGATCGGCTGCGCTCCCACGACACCGACCGCGGCAGGCCGGGCGATCGTGCCCCCGCGCCGAGCGGTCTGGTGCTGGCGGCCTGCGACCCCGCCAACCCGTACGGGGCGGCACTGCCCTGGCCCAAGAACGAGGGGGAGGGTGGGCACCGGCCCGGCCGCAAGGCGGGCGCGCTGGTCGTGCTCGTCGGCGGTGAGCTCGTGCTGTACCTGGAACGCGGTGGCAAGACGCTGCTCACCTTCACCACCGACCCCACCGCCCGCCGGGCCGCCGCGACCGCCCTGGCGGAGGTGGTGTCCCACGGCCGCGTCGATGCGCTGGTGATCGACCGCATCGACGGGGAAACCGTGCACGGCAACACCTTCGCCGCCTTCCTCACCGACGCCGGTTTCGCCGACACCCCGCGCGGCCTGCGCCTGCGGAGCACCCATGCCCGAAGGTGA
- a CDS encoding Lrp/AsnC family transcriptional regulator: MADTPAKPVLDDIDRLLIRELMADGRATLSNLAEKASLSVSAVQSRVRRLEARGVIRGYTAKVDPEALGQLLSAFVAITPLDPSQPDDAPAVLQHIPGIEACHSVAGDESYVLLVRVASPRHLEQLLQEIRATANVRTRSTIILQTFYDR; the protein is encoded by the coding sequence ATGGCGGATACACCGGCAAAACCCGTACTCGACGACATCGATCGCCTGCTGATTCGTGAACTGATGGCCGATGGTCGCGCCACCCTGTCGAATCTGGCCGAGAAGGCGAGTCTGTCGGTCTCCGCCGTGCAGTCGAGGGTGCGCAGGCTGGAGGCACGCGGGGTGATCCGCGGCTACACCGCCAAGGTCGATCCGGAAGCGCTGGGGCAGTTGCTCTCGGCATTCGTCGCCATCACTCCTCTCGACCCGTCGCAGCCCGACGACGCGCCCGCCGTGCTGCAACACATCCCCGGCATCGAGGCCTGCCATTCGGTGGCCGGTGACGAGAGCTACGTCCTGCTGGTCCGGGTGGCCTCGCCGCGGCATCTGGAGCAGCTGCTGCAGGAGATCAGGGCCACCGCGAACGTTCGCACCCGCAGCACCATCATCCTGCAGACATTCTACGACAGGTAG
- a CDS encoding sensor histidine kinase, with protein sequence MLIPSVALLAIGIGGAVYLVQDGRKAKDFADVAASTTEPAIRMIEAMQEERRASMLHLSGDPRGTESLAAARRNSDAAIDGLFANGEAAKKLRGDVVDDIDSYDQLYQQLPQLRSGIDARAVPAAQVFAAFGLVIDTIVQASLLAAEVAPSAEVSVGLYKAVHALRAGEAVSRAGALGITALLTEQLPPGQLTEFSRYVGDARGEVGYVTAVLTGPRLEQAKAIVAGPDWQRLTAMEDAFIQRGPVLPEDSTARTGSGSGSGSTTGSGSATDDVELPLTAEDWEHAADAVTAQLLKLWEDQSRDSHALAKAIGDDQATGSSWAGAGVAALTLLAFVAAMLLANRFVGRMRRLRRETLQLADERLPETIRQLSAGKEVQPDDMAPLNFGGDEIGQVADAFNRAHAAAVAAAVAEAKTRAGVNAVFLNIAHRSQVMVHRQLVLLDKAEREEEDPDRLDLLFQLDHLATRSRRNAENLVILGGEQPGRKWRNPVPLVELVRSAVAESLDYTRIQTGKLPEVRILGNVVADLIHLIAELTDNATAFSPPESRVEVSGNLVGKGLALEITDQGLGMSEAELAERNALLAEPPDFSVAALSGDARLGLFVVAKLASRHGISVRLTESDYGGVKAIVLVPTQLLSTGREPAQVPAAASTTTTMPPTNLMSKGSFNGFVPPVTTVSAVATTGSAVESAAPAAPAARPALPRRRRQSPAATQPMTASAPAAPTTARPRTAEQARNLMSAIENGTRQGRLNRVDVDSTPTASDHEEGAGDDFQAP encoded by the coding sequence GTGCTCATTCCGAGCGTGGCGCTGCTGGCGATCGGCATCGGCGGCGCAGTGTATCTCGTTCAGGACGGCCGCAAGGCGAAGGACTTCGCCGACGTCGCGGCCTCGACCACCGAACCGGCCATCCGGATGATCGAGGCGATGCAGGAGGAGCGGCGGGCCTCGATGCTGCATCTGTCCGGCGACCCGCGGGGCACCGAGAGCCTGGCCGCGGCCCGCCGCAATTCCGACGCCGCGATCGACGGCCTGTTCGCCAACGGCGAGGCGGCCAAGAAGCTGCGCGGCGACGTCGTCGACGACATCGACAGCTACGACCAGCTGTATCAACAACTTCCGCAGTTACGCAGCGGCATCGACGCGCGCGCCGTACCCGCCGCGCAGGTCTTCGCCGCCTTCGGGCTGGTGATCGACACCATCGTGCAGGCCTCCCTGCTGGCCGCCGAGGTCGCGCCGAGCGCCGAGGTGTCCGTCGGTCTGTACAAGGCCGTGCACGCGCTGCGCGCCGGAGAGGCCGTGTCGCGCGCGGGCGCGCTCGGCATCACGGCGCTGCTCACCGAGCAGTTGCCGCCGGGGCAGCTCACCGAATTCAGCCGCTATGTCGGCGATGCCCGCGGTGAGGTCGGCTACGTCACCGCGGTGCTCACCGGGCCGCGGCTCGAGCAGGCCAAGGCGATCGTCGCCGGTCCGGACTGGCAGCGGCTCACCGCCATGGAGGACGCCTTCATCCAGCGCGGCCCGGTACTGCCCGAGGACAGCACCGCCCGCACCGGCAGTGGTTCCGGCAGCGGATCCACCACCGGTTCCGGCAGCGCCACCGACGACGTCGAGTTGCCGCTCACCGCGGAGGACTGGGAGCACGCCGCCGACGCCGTCACCGCGCAGCTGCTCAAGCTGTGGGAGGACCAGAGCCGCGACTCGCACGCCTTGGCCAAGGCCATCGGCGACGATCAGGCGACCGGCTCGTCGTGGGCGGGCGCCGGTGTGGCCGCGCTGACGCTGCTCGCGTTCGTCGCGGCCATGTTGCTGGCCAACCGGTTCGTCGGCCGGATGCGCAGGCTGCGCCGGGAGACCTTGCAGCTGGCCGACGAGCGGCTGCCCGAGACCATCCGCCAGCTCAGCGCGGGCAAGGAGGTCCAGCCCGACGACATGGCGCCGCTGAACTTCGGCGGTGACGAGATCGGCCAGGTCGCCGACGCGTTCAACCGCGCCCACGCCGCCGCGGTGGCGGCCGCGGTCGCCGAAGCCAAGACCCGGGCGGGCGTGAACGCGGTGTTCCTCAACATCGCCCACCGCAGTCAGGTGATGGTGCACCGGCAGCTGGTGCTGCTGGACAAGGCCGAGCGCGAGGAAGAGGATCCCGACCGGCTCGACCTGCTGTTCCAGCTCGACCATCTGGCCACCCGCTCCCGCCGCAACGCCGAGAACCTGGTGATCCTGGGCGGCGAGCAGCCGGGCCGCAAGTGGCGCAACCCGGTGCCGCTGGTGGAGTTGGTCCGCAGCGCCGTGGCCGAGAGCCTCGACTACACCCGCATCCAGACCGGCAAGCTGCCCGAGGTCCGCATCCTCGGCAACGTGGTGGCCGACCTGATCCACCTCATCGCCGAGCTCACCGACAACGCGACCGCGTTCTCGCCACCGGAATCGCGGGTCGAGGTCTCGGGCAACCTGGTGGGCAAGGGCCTGGCGCTCGAGATCACCGATCAGGGCCTCGGGATGTCCGAGGCGGAGCTGGCCGAGCGCAACGCGCTGCTGGCCGAGCCGCCGGACTTCAGCGTCGCGGCGCTGTCCGGCGACGCCCGCCTCGGCCTGTTCGTCGTCGCGAAACTGGCGTCGCGCCACGGCATCTCGGTCCGACTGACCGAATCCGACTACGGCGGGGTCAAGGCGATCGTGCTGGTGCCCACCCAGCTGCTGTCCACCGGCCGAGAACCGGCCCAGGTGCCGGCGGCCGCGTCGACCACCACGACGATGCCGCCGACGAACCTGATGAGCAAGGGCTCGTTCAACGGGTTCGTCCCGCCGGTGACGACCGTGAGCGCGGTGGCCACCACCGGGTCCGCGGTCGAATCCGCGGCTCCCGCCGCACCGGCGGCGCGTCCGGCGCTGCCGCGGCGGCGGCGCCAGTCGCCCGCCGCCACCCAGCCGATGACGGCGAGCGCACCGGCCGCCCCGACCACGGCGCGACCGCGCACCGCCGAACAGGCGCGCAATCTCATGTCGGCGATCGAGAACGGCACCCGGCAGGGCAGGCTGAACCGCGTCGACGTCGACTCCACGCCCACGGCGTCCGATCACGAAGAAGGTGCTGGTGACGATTTCCAAGCCCCGTAG
- a CDS encoding DUF742 domain-containing protein: MNNRRESWFDDEAGPLVRLYAVTRGRSDARPDLNMLTLVVYSGSGTLRRTEPEYAEILRLSRTVQSIAELAAQLHLPLTTTKVLVGDLIDDGLLDFRAPEPTPDAGPRDLGTLRAVLRGIQAL, encoded by the coding sequence ATGAACAACCGGCGTGAGTCCTGGTTCGACGACGAGGCGGGTCCGCTCGTCCGGCTGTACGCGGTCACCCGCGGACGGTCGGACGCTCGTCCGGACCTGAACATGCTCACGCTCGTGGTGTACTCGGGGTCGGGGACGTTGCGCCGGACCGAGCCCGAGTACGCGGAGATCCTGCGGCTCAGCCGCACGGTGCAATCCATCGCCGAACTCGCCGCGCAGCTGCATCTGCCGCTGACCACGACGAAGGTGCTGGTCGGCGATCTCATCGACGACGGTCTGCTCGACTTCCGGGCGCCCGAGCCGACCCCGGACGCCGGACCACGCGACCTGGGCACGCTGCGGGCGGTGTTGCGCGGCATCCAGGCACTCTGA
- a CDS encoding roadblock/LC7 domain-containing protein, with protein sequence MTISKPRSLDWLLDDLIERLPDVRYAVVLSTDGLLLGHSTKIDRSDAERFCAMASTLHGVARSAGVHFEAGGVCQTVVELDRAVLFITAAGDNACLAVLTSESANMGMVAYEMNQTVQRVGAHLSVDPRPHPFDEVGMRQP encoded by the coding sequence GTGACGATTTCCAAGCCCCGTAGCCTCGACTGGTTGCTCGACGATCTCATCGAGCGGCTGCCCGATGTCCGCTACGCCGTGGTGCTGTCCACCGACGGCCTGCTGCTCGGGCACAGCACCAAGATCGACCGCTCCGATGCCGAGCGCTTCTGCGCGATGGCCTCCACCCTGCACGGCGTGGCCCGCAGCGCGGGCGTGCACTTCGAGGCGGGTGGGGTGTGCCAGACGGTGGTGGAGCTGGACCGAGCCGTCTTGTTCATCACCGCCGCGGGTGACAACGCCTGCCTGGCCGTGCTCACCTCCGAGTCGGCGAACATGGGCATGGTCGCCTACGAGATGAACCAGACGGTGCAGCGCGTCGGCGCGCATCTGTCCGTCGACCCACGGCCTCATCCCTTCGATGAGGTCGGTATGCGGCAGCCATGA
- a CDS encoding FAD-dependent oxidoreductase encodes MELSAKQRAALELICDTFAPGDGLALPSATQLGVPDVMLRMLGRDPNEAAGKQLATLLGIWDTPLLGLLAGAGLRPFSRRSPAEREQLLLKLGASRLGVKRALFQALKQGSLLSYYVTPGPDGFNPLWKEMGYPGPPGQLAAAPRPALDPLRCTAPTTLDCDVVVVGSGAGGGTAAAVLAEAGLDVVVLERGDYYDDADFGNGELDALTRLYAPGPNATAEGQLTLVSGTCLGGGTVVNWSTSLRTPDSVRAEWASLGATQFAEDEFGTALDAVERRLSVTYDKSPISRRDSVLERGVRALGWDIGPLPRNVTDACDAGEECGRCGYGCRVGAKQSVTKTWLADAAARGARLVVGADVRRIVVRGGTAEGVVAVTDSGAELTVRAKAVVVSGGAIQTPALLRRSGLRNKNIGAHLRLHPASAVFGTFEEEVRPWEGGLQTRISRKHADLDGAGYGVIYETGPMHPGMLVGFMNWRGGAEHRRAMLDLAHTAAIGVITRDRDSGRVEVDKAGHPIVHYTISDRDRDHLHTGILGAASILEAAGAKKIFSGHQAGPVYQPGVRGSHAEFAAACQAAGYRPGRCGMAALHIMGSARMGGSRDTCALDPDGATWEVPNVVVADASCFPTSSGVNPMVSIEAIAYMNATRLAARLS; translated from the coding sequence ATGGAGCTCTCGGCAAAGCAGCGCGCGGCGCTCGAGCTGATCTGCGACACCTTCGCCCCCGGAGACGGGCTCGCGCTACCGTCGGCCACCCAACTCGGCGTGCCCGACGTCATGCTGCGCATGCTCGGCCGCGACCCGAACGAGGCGGCGGGCAAGCAGTTGGCGACCCTGCTCGGCATCTGGGACACGCCACTGCTCGGGCTGCTCGCGGGTGCGGGGCTGCGCCCGTTCTCCCGGCGCTCGCCCGCCGAACGCGAGCAGCTGCTGCTGAAGCTCGGCGCCTCCCGGCTGGGCGTCAAACGGGCCCTGTTCCAGGCGCTCAAGCAGGGCTCGCTGCTGTCCTACTACGTCACGCCCGGGCCGGACGGCTTCAATCCGCTGTGGAAGGAGATGGGCTATCCCGGTCCGCCCGGACAGCTCGCCGCCGCGCCGAGGCCCGCGCTCGACCCGCTGCGCTGCACCGCGCCCACCACGCTGGACTGCGACGTCGTCGTGGTCGGTTCCGGCGCGGGCGGCGGCACCGCGGCCGCGGTGCTGGCCGAAGCCGGCCTGGACGTGGTCGTGCTCGAGCGCGGCGACTACTACGACGACGCCGACTTCGGCAACGGCGAACTCGACGCCCTCACCCGCCTCTACGCGCCCGGCCCGAACGCCACCGCCGAGGGGCAGCTGACCCTCGTCTCGGGCACCTGCCTGGGCGGCGGCACGGTCGTCAACTGGAGCACCTCGCTGCGGACGCCGGATTCGGTGCGCGCGGAATGGGCGAGCCTCGGTGCCACCCAGTTCGCCGAGGACGAGTTCGGCACGGCCCTGGACGCCGTCGAGCGGCGGTTGTCGGTCACCTACGACAAGTCGCCGATCTCGCGGCGCGACAGCGTGCTCGAGCGTGGCGTGCGCGCGCTCGGCTGGGACATCGGTCCGCTGCCCCGCAATGTCACCGACGCCTGCGACGCGGGCGAGGAGTGCGGGCGCTGCGGCTACGGCTGCCGGGTCGGCGCCAAGCAGTCGGTGACCAAGACCTGGCTGGCCGACGCCGCCGCCCGCGGTGCGCGGCTGGTGGTCGGCGCCGACGTGCGCCGCATCGTCGTGCGCGGCGGCACGGCCGAGGGCGTCGTCGCGGTCACCGACAGCGGCGCGGAGCTGACCGTGCGGGCCAAGGCGGTGGTGGTGTCGGGCGGCGCGATCCAGACCCCGGCGCTGCTGCGCCGATCCGGCCTGCGTAACAAGAACATCGGCGCGCACCTGCGGCTGCACCCGGCCTCGGCGGTGTTCGGCACCTTCGAGGAGGAGGTGCGCCCCTGGGAGGGCGGCCTGCAGACGCGGATCTCGCGCAAGCACGCCGATCTCGACGGCGCGGGCTACGGCGTCATCTACGAGACCGGGCCGATGCATCCCGGCATGCTGGTCGGCTTCATGAACTGGCGCGGCGGCGCCGAACACCGCCGCGCCATGCTCGATCTCGCGCACACCGCCGCCATCGGTGTCATCACCCGCGACCGCGACAGCGGCCGGGTGGAGGTGGACAAGGCGGGCCACCCGATCGTGCACTACACGATCTCCGATCGCGACCGCGACCACCTCCACACCGGAATCCTCGGTGCGGCAAGCATTCTGGAGGCCGCGGGGGCGAAGAAGATCTTCTCCGGCCATCAGGCGGGCCCGGTCTACCAGCCGGGCGTGCGCGGGTCGCACGCGGAGTTCGCGGCGGCCTGCCAGGCGGCGGGCTACCGGCCCGGCCGGTGCGGCATGGCGGCGCTGCACATCATGGGCTCGGCCCGGATGGGCGGCAGCCGCGACACCTGCGCCCTGGATCCGGACGGCGCGACCTGGGAGGTGCCCAATGTCGTCGTCGCCGACGCCTCGTGCTTCCCGACCTCGTCGGGGGTGAACCCGATGGTGTCGATCGAGGCGATCGCCTACATGAACGCCACCCGCCTCGCCGCGCGCTTGTCCTGA